ACGTTGCGAAAGGCCACAGGCGTCTCTCTCCGTGCCTGCACGGCCGAGACCACGACCTCGTTCAGTTCATACACATTCGTCGTGTCCACGACCGCCTGTTGCGCCGTGATCGACATTCGGCCGGAAACGATCAGCAGTCCGGCCACTACATAGAAAATCTTCCTCATTTGATTGTGTCTATTAAATGGGGAGCGATTTACGATGCACAAAAAAGAGATGAAAACCACCTATTGTCCCTCCGCCGGCATTACCCGGATCAGGTTTTGGGGCCGCCCCGAATTATCTCGAGAACTCATTCGGTGGGCAGTCCTTAGGGTATGATCTCAGCCTGTGTAAGTAAGGCACCCCTTGGGAGGCAACCTTTACGGCGCCTCCGATGTGAATAATTCGTTATCGGCGGCAAATGTAAACGAGCAATGGAAAAACGAAAGCCTTTGCGCCGATAGGTGTGGCCTCGATATACAGTAAATCAGCTCCGCGCAGGCTTGCATGGCTTCGATATACAGTAAATCAGCTCCGCGCAGGCTTGCATGGTCCCGATATACAGTAAATCAGCTCCGCGCAGGCTTGCATGGCCTCGTCGAAGTCTTCGCCAGCGTCAAACGGGCATGGCTCTCGTATCCCGCGGGGCGATTGGGGTGGCGGTCAGTCGTGGGGGTGGAAAGAAGGATTGAGCGCAGGAATCTATCTTTGTCCACGCTTCAAACCAAAGAAGAAACAGATTTATGAACAATTCGATTTACCGATTCCCGAATCCGGGAAATGAGCCGGTCAAGACGTATGCTCCCGGCACGAGTGATAAAGCAGCCTTGAAGAAGGCTTTGTTGCAGCTGAGCGCTGAAGAATGGGACATCCCGCTGGTGATCGGCGGGAAGGAGATCCGCACGGGTCAGACGGACAAGGTGGTGATGCCGCACGACCACCGCCATGTGCTGGCGACCTACCACAAGGCGAGCGAAAAGGAAGTGCAGATGGCTATCGACGCGGCCATGAAGGCACACCACGACTGGTCGATGCTGCCGTGGGAAGAGCGCGCGATGGTGATGCTGCGTGCGGCTGAGCTTTTCGCCACGAAGTATCGCTACCTGCTCAACGCGGCCGTGATGCTGGGCCAGAGCAAGAACCCCTTCCAGGCCGAGATCGACGCCCCGTGCGAGCTGATCGACTTCCTGCGTTACAGCGCCTTCTATGCCGGGCAGATCTATGCCGACCAACCTTATTCGGAAAAGGGCATCATCAACCGCTTGGAGTATCGCGCCCTGGAAGGCTTCGTCTTCTCGCTGACGCCATTCAACTTCACCTCTATCGCCTCGAACCTCAACATGGCGCCGGCTATGATGGGTAACGTGGCCGTGTGGAAACCCTCGACGACGGCTATCTATTCGAACTACCTGCTCATGAAGGTCTTCAAAGAGGCCGGTCTGCCGGACGGCGTGGTGAACTTCATCCCCGGCCAGGGCAGCACGGTTGGGCGCGTGATCTTGTCCAGCCCCGACTTTGCAGGCTTCCACTTCACCGGCTCTACGAACACCTTCAACACGCTCTGGTGTCAGATGGGCGAGAACCTGAAGAAGTACAAGTCCTATCCCAAGGTGGTGGGCGAGACGGGCGGCAAGAACTTCATCTTCGCCCATCCCTCGGCTCCGGCGGAAGACGTGGCAGCAGCCATCGTGCGCGGCGCCTTCGAGTATCAGGGCCAGAAGTGCTCCGCCGGATCGCGTGCCTACCTGCCCAAGTCGCTGTGGAAAGAGATCAAGGAGCGCGTGGGCGAGATGCTGAAGGAGATCAAGATGGGCGACGTGCAAGACTTCACGAACTTCATCAACGCCGTGATCGACGAGGCTTCGTTCGACAACATCATGGGCTACATCAACTACGCTCGTGAGGCGTCCGACGCAGAGATCCTCTTCGGCGGACGGGGTGACAAGTCGACGGGTTACTTCATCGAGCCGACGGTGATCCAGACGACGAACCCGACCTTCAAGACGATGACCGAAGAGATCTTCGGCCCGGTGATCACCATCTACGTCTATGACGACGAGAAGTATGAGGAGACGCTCGACGTCTGCGATCGTACGTCGCCTTACGGCCTGACAGGCTCCATCTTCGCCTGCGACCGTTACGCCATCGAGACGGCTTTCCGCAAGCTGCGCTATGCGGCGGGCAACTTCTACGTGAACGACAAGCCGACGGGAGCCGTCATCGCCCAGCAACCTTTCGGTGGTTCGCGTGCCTCGGGTACGAACGACAAGGCGGGTGGCCCGCTGAACCTGATCCGCTGGACGAACCCGCGCTGCATCAAGGAGACGTTCGTTCCGCCGGTGCATTACGGATATCCGTTCCTCAACGAGAAGTAAGGCCGCTGCAAAGTTGGCCGGCGTCCCTGACGCCTTGATTTTCTTTTGCTTCTTTTCTTGCATCAAGGCAAGAAAAGAAGATCCCTCAAAGGAAAAGGCAAGGCCATAAACAAGGAAATCCCGGAAGCGCTCTTTTGATAGAAGCACTCCCGGGATTCTTTTTTCCCCGAGCTTGGAGTTTTTACCCCGCGTCCTTCATCGGGCGGGGGCGACGTGTATCCGTAAAGCTCAACCCAAATAAGTTTTCAGCAGCTTGCTGCGTGTACCCTGCCGTAAGCGTCGGATAGCTTTCTCCTTGATCTGGCGGACGCGCTCGCGAGTGAGCCCGAATTTATCGCCGATCTCTTCCAGTGTGACTTCTTGGCAGCCGATGCCGAAGAACATCTTAATGATGTCGCTTTCGCGCTCGGTGAGTGTAGCAAGTGCTCTGTCGATTTCCCTCGACAGCGATTCGTACATCAATGTCCCATCCGTGTTGGGGGTGTCCTCGTTGACAAGCACATCGAGCAGGCTGTTATCCTCGCCTTCGACGAAGGGGGCGTCCACCGAGACGTGTCGGCCGGAGACCTTGAGGGTGTCCGTGATCTTGTCCACGGGGATGTCCAACTCTTCGGCCAGCTCTTCGGCCGACGGGCGACGCTCATTCTCCTGCTCAAAGCGGGAAAGCACCTTGCCGATCTTGTTGAGCGACCCGACCTGATTGAGCGGCAAGCGCACGATACGTGACTGCTCGGCCAGGGCCTGCAAGATGGATTGGCGGATCCACCACACGGCGTAAGAGATGAACTTGAACCCGCGTGTCTCGTCGAATTTCTCGGCGGCTTTGATCAGTCCCAGGTTGCCCTCGTTGATGAGGTCGGGCAGGCTCAGGCCTTGGTTCTGGTACTGCTTAGCCACGGAAACGACGAAGCGCAGGTTGGCTTTGGTGAGCTTCTCCAGCGCTTTGCGGTCGCCTTTCTTGATGGCTTGTGCAAGTTCGACTTCTTCCTCGACGGTGATCAGGTCTTCGCGGCCGATCTCTTGGAGGTATTTGTCTAACGATGCACTCTCACGATTGGTGATTGACTTGGTAATCTTTAATTGTCTCATTCGATAAGATGATGATATATATCAATGGAATACAGGGCGCAAAGATAGGGCGAGGCGCTGCATCTTCACGCATAGGCGCTATGCTGCGGCGTCTCGCCCATCGGTTTACTCCGACAGATTGATGGCGTAGAACTGGGTGCGACCGTTCGGGTAGAAGCCTTTGATGAAGAGGCCTTGCTCCTCGGACGAGCCTTTCTGCACACGCTCCACGATCTGGAAGAGGTCTTCGGGCGAGGAGATCCGCTGGTCGTTCACCACCATGATGATGAAGCCCTTGCGGATGCCAGCCTCCTGCACTTTGCCGCGGCTGATACCGTTGACCTCGATGCCATAACTAACACCGTACTCGCGTTTTTGTTCGTCGCTGAGGGCGCGGAAGGCGGCTCCGAGCACCTCCGAAGCATCGCCATTCTTCTTCACCACCGCCGTACTGCCTTGCGAGTTGCGCAGCTCCACGGTGAAGGTCTTCTTCGATCCGTAGCGATCCACGTCGAGCTTCACCTTGTCACCCGGGCGGAACTTGCCGATCTGCTCCTGCAACGCATTGCCCGAGCGGACACGCACGCCATTGACGGCCGTGATGACGTCGCCCACCTCCAGGCCGGCTGTCTTCGCCGAGCTGTGCTGGCCGAACTCAGCCACATAGGCGCCCTCGAGCTCCTTGACCTTCTTGTCTTGCGAGGCTGCGGCCTCCGCGTTCTGGATCGATATACCTAAGACGGCACGCTGCACAGCTCCGTATTGCTTGAGGTCGCTGACCACCTTGCCCGCAATGCTGATGGGTACGGCGAAGGAGTAGCCAGCGAAGTTGCCCGTCTCGGAATAGATGGCCGTATTGATGCCTACCAGCTCTCCGCGCGTGTTGACGAGTGCGCCGCCACTGTTACCCGGGTTCACGGCCGCGTCGGTCTGGATGAACGACTCGATCTTGTTGCGATCCGAGCCGCCGGACATGATGCCGCGGCCTTTGGCGCTGACGATACCCGCGGTGACGGTTGAGTTCAGGTTGAACGGGTTACCGACGGCCAATACCCATTCGCCCACCTTGAGCTGCTCGGAGTCGCCGAAGGGGAGCGTCTTGAGGTCCTTCGCCTCGATCTTGATCAGGGCGATGTCCGTGCTGGGATCGGTGCCGATGATCTTGGCGGGGAACTTACGGTTGTCGTTGAGCGTCACCTCCAGTTCGTCGGAGTTCTCGACCACGTGGTTGTTCGTTACGATATACCCGTCGGTGGAGATGATCACGCCCGAGCCCGACCCGACGCGCGGCTGCGGTGTGCGCTGCTGAAAGCCGCCGCCGTTGCCGAAGAAGAACTCGAAGGGGTCGAAGATGTCGCCGCCGCGCTGCATGCGTGTATCCACCTTGGTGGTGGCTTTGATGTGCACCACGGCGTGCACGGCCATGTCGGCGGCGTAGGTAAAGTCGGTGCGTTCGGCGGGCGCAGCCTCATAGCCCGTCAGGTGCACCGGCTGTTTGAACACATCGTTGTCGCCCACCATGGCGCGCACGTCGGCGTTGCGGTGAGCCATATACGTGACGGCGCCCAGGGCCGACACGAAGCTGATCGCCGCTACGAGGGCGACCGCCAATCCTTTTTTCCACATTGCATTCATTGTTTCGATCTTTAATTGATTAGAGATTAGATGCGGTCTGAAAACTCAAAAAGGGTGCAATTATTCTTTGCTCCGCTGCGCTTTCGGCACTTTTAACCAGCTACTTTTCAGACTTAACCGGGCTTAACGGCCACCGCCCGGCTCCCTCGCCCCGGACCTGACAGGGCGGCAGAAATGGCAATGCAATCGGGCCGCCCGAAACCCTTTCGGCCCATTTCCTTGAGGAAATCGGCCGCCACAAAACTTTTTCGGCTCATTTCCTCTGGAAATCGGCCGCCACAAACTTTTTCGGCTCATTTCCTCAGGAAATCGCCTGCCACAAAACTTTTTCGGCCCATTTCCTCAGGAAATCGGCCGCCACAAACTTTTTCGGCTCATTTCCTCAGGAAATCGCTCGCCACAAACTTTTTCGGCTCATTTCCTCAGGAAATCGCTGGGATGGTCTTCCACTCATTTCCTCAGGAAATCGCTGGGATGGTCTTCCACTCATTTCCTCAGGAAATCGCTGGGATGGTCTTCCACTCATTTCCTCAGGAAATAGGCTACAGGGGTGCGGCTGATGGCCTCAGACAATAAGAGTTACACGAAAATTTCCGCTCCGCTTGCATCTGTTTTTTGCTCGCCAAAACCCCGCTCCCGGCACGTTTTCCGTGCGCCGCTAAAAGGTCGTGAGGACCGTGAGGAGAAGCGTGAACGGCCGCAGGCGATAGGTCTGCTCGACGGCCATAAGATCCGTGTAGGAGGTGTAGGCAAACGTGCGATAATCGAGCAGGTTTTGCGCCGTCAGTCGGAAGGTGAAGAGCCGTGAGAGGCGCCAAGCGACGCGAGCGTCCAGCAGGTAGATGTGCTTGCCGGAGCCGGTGAGGGTGTGGTAATAATGACTCCCGGAGGCGGTGAAGCTCAGCGCGGAGAGCGGCGTGAGGGTGGCCGAAAGTTGCTGGTGCAGGGTGCGGGTGGTCTGCCGGTCAGCGTGATCCGGGCGGTAGATATAGTCGGAAAGGTCGGCGGTGTAATCCAGATCGAGCCAGGAGCGGGGCGAGGCGTAAGCGTGCAGGGCCAGCTGACGCATGATGCTTGTGAGCCGTCGCAAGTGACCGCTCTGCATGAGTTGCGACTGGCTGGACGAGATGCTGCCGTTCAGGGTCACGCCACCGCGAATGGCGGGGATCATATAGCTGAGGCTGGCGGCCACGTAGTCCGAGAGGTTGAGGTGGGGGCGATGTACGAAGCCGGACGTGATGTAGATCTCGCCAAAGTCCTGCGTGGGCATCAGTCGGCTGTGTTGCCACATGCGGGTGCAAATGAGGTTGCCGAAAAGGCCGTGGAGGATGTTTTTGTAACGGATCGTGGCGCTCACGGTCGTCATCTCCGCACGGCTGTAGGCCGTCGTGCCAGTCTGTAGGTAGGGATATGACGCGACGAGGGGGGCGGAGAAAAACGCAGAGGGATCCTCGGGCTGGCTTTGCCATGAGCCGCTGAGCGAGGTCGTAACGTAGCGACCAAAGATGCGGACGACGGATGCCGTGGGCGAAAGATGCAGCCGACGGTCGATGTAGGAGCGGTCGGCAAGGCGGTCGATGTAGTCGCTGTGGCGGAAGTCGGCCGGGATGGAGAGCCCGAAATTCCAGGCCGTGAGGCCGATGTTGAGCGAAGGGGTGACGCGGAGTGAGGCCGTGCGATAGCAGAAGTCGTTGCGCGCCGAGTCGCCAGGGATGACCCCTCGAAGGTCGCTTTGGAAGGCGCTCTGATCGTAGGAGAACCCCTCCTCGAGCGAGAGGGTGGCTCGCCCGAAGCCGATCATTTGCGAGGTAGATGTCTGCGCGCGGAACGCTGAGGCACCGATCCGCTCGCCTATTTCGGCCTCAGCACGCCGGATGTCGAGACGTTGAGGCAGTCGGCTCCATTCGATGGCGGACTTGATGCCGACCACTCTTCGTCCGCGGCGAAAGAGGACGTAGAGATCGTTGCGGAGATAGGTGCCGTCCACCTGTCCGTCGGCCACATTCGAGTAAGTCCCGACTGCGTCCGTATGGCCGGAGGAGCGTCGGATGTCGGAAGTCAATACGTTGCTGAGGTACATCTGGCGGGTGTTCGCCTCGAGGCGGATGGAGGGCGAAGCACCG
The sequence above is drawn from the Tannerella serpentiformis genome and encodes:
- a CDS encoding sigma-70 family RNA polymerase sigma factor, with the translated sequence MRQLKITKSITNRESASLDKYLQEIGREDLITVEEEVELAQAIKKGDRKALEKLTKANLRFVVSVAKQYQNQGLSLPDLINEGNLGLIKAAEKFDETRGFKFISYAVWWIRQSILQALAEQSRIVRLPLNQVGSLNKIGKVLSRFEQENERRPSAEELAEELDIPVDKITDTLKVSGRHVSVDAPFVEGEDNSLLDVLVNEDTPNTDGTLMYESLSREIDRALATLTERESDIIKMFFGIGCQEVTLEEIGDKFGLTRERVRQIKEKAIRRLRQGTRSKLLKTYLG
- a CDS encoding Do family serine endopeptidase, which gives rise to MNAMWKKGLAVALVAAISFVSALGAVTYMAHRNADVRAMVGDNDVFKQPVHLTGYEAAPAERTDFTYAADMAVHAVVHIKATTKVDTRMQRGGDIFDPFEFFFGNGGGFQQRTPQPRVGSGSGVIISTDGYIVTNNHVVENSDELEVTLNDNRKFPAKIIGTDPSTDIALIKIEAKDLKTLPFGDSEQLKVGEWVLAVGNPFNLNSTVTAGIVSAKGRGIMSGGSDRNKIESFIQTDAAVNPGNSGGALVNTRGELVGINTAIYSETGNFAGYSFAVPISIAGKVVSDLKQYGAVQRAVLGISIQNAEAAASQDKKVKELEGAYVAEFGQHSSAKTAGLEVGDVITAVNGVRVRSGNALQEQIGKFRPGDKVKLDVDRYGSKKTFTVELRNSQGSTAVVKKNGDASEVLGAAFRALSDEQKREYGVSYGIEVNGISRGKVQEAGIRKGFIIMVVNDQRISSPEDLFQIVERVQKGSSEEQGLFIKGFYPNGRTQFYAINLSE
- a CDS encoding carboxypeptidase-like regulatory domain-containing protein, producing the protein MLLSILFLLSASLFRVAGQVREITGTVKCATGSLPGALVTVTTEADDHVLAYAVADAEGHFALKVAEAAQGSRFIHARMMGYTAQKVLLTPDRSEYAFVLAEASVMLKEVKVRATPISGAGDTTRYLASSFARENDITLADVIKRMPGFNISADGRIKYAGREISNFYIDGSDMMTGNYTTAIRSIKHDDVGRVEVIEHHQPIKLFEDLLFSDQTAVNVTLKETAKNRWVGVVEAGGGVPRLWQVDASAMRFAQKVKTMNTYKGNNTGRDVVGGGTSGGGSAREVIALPSADNPYLERSRTLFNRSHRLSLNNQWDMGRSFTLTPCMELFGAETESDAAETRRYYLDDGQTRELTTRQSGRRRLHGASPSIRLEANTRQMYLSNVLTSDIRRSSGHTDAVGTYSNVADGQVDGTYLRNDLYVLFRRGRRVVGIKSAIEWSRLPQRLDIRRAEAEIGERIGASAFRAQTSTSQMIGFGRATLSLEEGFSYDQSAFQSDLRGVIPGDSARNDFCYRTASLRVTPSLNIGLTAWNFGLSIPADFRHSDYIDRLADRSYIDRRLHLSPTASVVRIFGRYVTTSLSGSWQSQPEDPSAFFSAPLVASYPYLQTGTTAYSRAEMTTVSATIRYKNILHGLFGNLICTRMWQHSRLMPTQDFGEIYITSGFVHRPHLNLSDYVAASLSYMIPAIRGGVTLNGSISSSQSQLMQSGHLRRLTSIMRQLALHAYASPRSWLDLDYTADLSDYIYRPDHADRQTTRTLHQQLSATLTPLSALSFTASGSHYYHTLTGSGKHIYLLDARVAWRLSRLFTFRLTAQNLLDYRTFAYTSYTDLMAVEQTYRLRPFTLLLTVLTTF
- the pruA gene encoding L-glutamate gamma-semialdehyde dehydrogenase: MNNSIYRFPNPGNEPVKTYAPGTSDKAALKKALLQLSAEEWDIPLVIGGKEIRTGQTDKVVMPHDHRHVLATYHKASEKEVQMAIDAAMKAHHDWSMLPWEERAMVMLRAAELFATKYRYLLNAAVMLGQSKNPFQAEIDAPCELIDFLRYSAFYAGQIYADQPYSEKGIINRLEYRALEGFVFSLTPFNFTSIASNLNMAPAMMGNVAVWKPSTTAIYSNYLLMKVFKEAGLPDGVVNFIPGQGSTVGRVILSSPDFAGFHFTGSTNTFNTLWCQMGENLKKYKSYPKVVGETGGKNFIFAHPSAPAEDVAAAIVRGAFEYQGQKCSAGSRAYLPKSLWKEIKERVGEMLKEIKMGDVQDFTNFINAVIDEASFDNIMGYINYAREASDAEILFGGRGDKSTGYFIEPTVIQTTNPTFKTMTEEIFGPVITIYVYDDEKYEETLDVCDRTSPYGLTGSIFACDRYAIETAFRKLRYAAGNFYVNDKPTGAVIAQQPFGGSRASGTNDKAGGPLNLIRWTNPRCIKETFVPPVHYGYPFLNEK